DNA from Paraburkholderia sp. ZP32-5:
GTGCTCCATGTCGATCAGGAACATCTTGCCCGGCTGCAGACGCCACTTCTTGACGATCTTCGACTCAGGGATCGGCAGCGTGCCGGCTTCCGATGCCATGATGACGAGGTCGTCATCCGTGACGATGTAGCGCGCCGGACGCAGACCGTTACGGTCGAGCGTCGCGCCGATCTGGCGGCCGTCGGTGAACGCGATCGCGGCGGGGCCGTCCCACGGCTCCATCATCGCGGCGTGGTATTCGTAGAACGCGCGGCGGTTTTCGTCCATCAGCGTGTGCTGTTCCCAGGCTTCCGGGATCATCATCATCATCGCGTGGACGAGCGGGTAGCCGGCCATCACCAGCAGTTCGAGACAGTTGTCGAACGACGCGGTGTCGGACTGGCCCGGATAGATCAGCGGCCACAGCTTCGGCAGGTCGTCGCCGAGCACGTGCGACGCGATCGCGCCGGTACGGGCGTTCAGCCAGTTGACGTTGCCCTTCACCGTGTTGATTTCGCCGTTGTGGGCGATCATCCGGTACGGGTGAGCCAGTTCCCATGCCGGGAACGTGTTGGTCGAGAAGCGCTGGTGCACGAGTGCGAGCGCCGAGATGGTGCGGTCGTCCTGCAGGTCGCGGTAGTACACGCCGACCTGGCCCGCCAGCAGCAGCCCCTTGTAGACCACCGTGCGCGCCGAGCACGACGGCACGAAGTATTCCTTGCCGTGCTTGAGCTTGAGCGCCTGGATGCGGTGGCTCGCGGTCTTGCGGATCACGTACAGCTTCCGCTCGAGCGCGTCGGTCACCATGATGTCCTTGCCTCGGCCGATGAAGATCTGGCGGATCAGCGGCTCGCTTGCCTTGACGGTCGGTGAAATCGGCATCGTGTGGTCGACCGGCACGTCGCGCCAGCCGAGCACGACCTGACCTTCGGCCTTCACCGTGCGCTCGAGCTCCTGTTCGCAGGCGATCCGCGAAGCGTGCTCCTTCGGCAGGAAAATCATACCGACGCCATATTCGCCAGCCGGCGGCAGCGTCACGCCCTGCTTGGCCATCTCTTCGCGATAGAAGCCGTCCGGGATCTGGATCAGGATGCCCGCGCCGTCGCCCATCAGCGGATCGGCGCCGACCGCGCCCCGGTGGTCGAGGTTTTCGAGAATCTTCAGGCCCTGCTCGATGATTTCGTGGCTCTTCTTGCCCTTGATGTGGGCGACGAAACCGACGCCGCAGGCGTCATGTTCGTTGAGCGGGTCGTACAGACCTTGGGCGGCGGGAACCGGGTGAATCGGTTGCTGGTGGTCGTTCATGGGGACACCGTCTGTGAGGGGCCGGACAGGCCGTTAAACCGTTTTTTCTTTTGCCGCAGTGCGCATCGCAACCGCGACGGCGCTCTTCTCGCAGCCGGACTGCGTACGTCGAAAAGCGTCGGAAATCGGAATATACGCGACGAATCAATGGAATAGCAAATAAAACGTTATGATCAGCCCCCAATTATCAAATTGGTGCATTGCGGCTTATTTTTAATGGTGCCATATCAATTCGAGACAAAAGAAAACGGCATACGAAATGCCGTTTTCATGCAGCCCTTTGATGTAAAACGCTTATTTGCGCTTTAGTGCCGCTCTATTGGGTATGCGGGGTCTCGCGCACCTTGCGCGGCCGACCGCGCGGCAGCGGTGAAACGCGCCGGTTCGCGGCCCGCGCGGCCCATTCCCGGTAAGTATCGCTACCGAGCACCCAGCCCTTCAGCGTGGCCTGCTGGAGCTGGCTCGCTTCGCGTTCGTCGAGCGGTTGCTCGCACAGTTCGCGGTACGCGCGTTGCCGCTCGAACGGCGTATTGCCGAGCGACCAGTAGAGCGGATGGTCCGTAATCAGGCTGTCGAGGGTAAGGCCGATGTGATGCCGGTAGCTCGACCACCGGTAATCCTCAGGCGCACTGACCAGCTGCGCACGCACCGGACACATTTCGACGACGCGGCTCGCCAGCAGAAAGTACCGTTCACCCTCGATAACCGTGGCTCGGTAACGGCCTTCCCACAACGTGCCGCGGCGCGCGTAGCGCCGGTTGAAATGCGCCACGTAGCGCCGGCCGACGGCCTGCATCGCCTTGGGCAGACTCGACTCCTCGGTGGGTGTGACGAGCAGTTGCACGGCGCCAGGCATCAACGCATAGGCGTGAATCGAAAGATGATGGTCCCGCGAAGCTGCCTTCAGACAGTCGATAAAAAGCTCGTAGTCCTGGTCGTCGACGAAGGCGGGCTGCTGATCGAGCCCACGGAGGATGACGTGCTGCGGCTGGTCGGGGACATAAAGACGTGCAAGCCGTGCCATGCTGGAGTATCCAATAGTCGCGTTGGTATATACCCGAAGGTCCGAAGAGCCGCATGGGCGCGAGGTTCGACGCCATGCGGCAAAGCCAGAAACCACGCGGTGCTTAGGGAGAAAGCTCTAACCGCCGCGTATGGTTTGTTTCAAACGTTGTGGTCATAATGAGCGGGCCTTTTCTGGAGGAGCACATATGAAATTAAAACAGGCCGTAACGGGGATGGCGGTGCTAGCCTGCATGAGTACGGCAGCGCACGCGCAATCGGCCGGCAGTTTCTACGTCACGACGGGCTGGTTCCACCTGGCGCCTCAATCGAGCAGCGACCCGTTGACGGTGACCAGCATTGGGGGCAGCCCGACCAACATCACACAACCCAACACTGGCGCCTCACTCAGCTCGGCCGACACCATCGGCTTCACCGCCGGCTACTTCGTTACTGATCACATCGCCACCGAATTCGTGATTGGCGTCCCGCCTACTTTCGACCTGTACGGTACGGGCAGCCTCGAACAGTTCGGCAAGCTGGGCCAGGCTAAGCAGTGGAGCCCGACTCTGCTGTTCAAGTACTACTTCAATGCTCCGACTTCGACATTCCGGCCGTATCTCGGTCTTGGCGTGAGCCGCGTCTGGTTCACGGGAGAACAGATCACCAACAGCGGATTCGAAGCCAACGTGCTGCATGGTCCGACCAGTGTATCGACGGATAGTTCGTGGGAACCTGTGTTTAATGCAGGCTTCACGTACGCCTTCAACCAGCACTGGTTCGCCGGCGCGTCGATTTCGTATCTGCCGCTCAGCACGACCGCCAAGCTGACCTCCAATTCGGTCACGCCGGTCGGCCCGCTGACCGTGACATCGCAAACCAAGATCAAGCTGAACCCGATCGTCACGTACGTGAGCATCGGCTACCGCTTCTAACGCTTGTCACGCCTCGTCATTTATTAGGGGCTGTTGGGTTAGGTTAGTCGAATTTTGGCGACCTGGGCAAACGCCGTGATCGATCAGATGACGGCGTTTGCCTTTGCGCGGCACCAGCGCCGCCACCAGCGCGGTCGTTTGTAAATTTGACGTGGATTTGAAGTCTGGCGCATGCAATATGTGCTGACGATATGCGCCTCGTCCTCGCGGCGGCGAGCAGCCAGCCCGCGCGCCGCGCGCCGTACCGGTGTGGCACTGAAGTTGCGTTCTGATGGCGTTTCCCGCGCCGTGACGTGATATCGCGTCCGCGACCATGCGCGGCTCTTTCACACTCATCGACGGAGCGACCATGACAGCACTTCCAAATACGAGAGACGCCCTCGGCGAATCCTGGACCAGCGCGAGCCGTCGCGCACGGCGCATCGCTCGCCATAGCCGCCACGCTGCCGAAGATATCGCGGTCGAACTGCGCACGCTGCTGTCTGAACTCGAATCGACGCTGGCGGATGGCACTCAGGCAGACGCGATCGAGTTGCGCGGCAGACTGCGCAAACAACTCGACGCGGCGCGCACGCGTCTGAACGACACCCGCGACGCGATGCGCGAACGCGCGGGCGTCGCGATTTCGGACGCCGATCACTACGTGCATGAAAACCCGTGGCAGACGATCGCAATCGTCGGCGGGCTCGCGCTGATTGCAGGCGCGCTATTCGCGTCGCGCTCGCGCTGAATTCGTGATGAATCGGCGCTGAATCCGAGTTGCACCGACGGGTTGCGCTGAGGCTGAGGCGGGCAGACGAGCCACTGTCGCTGTGTCAAACAGCCGTGCACGCGCCGTTATGAACGGCTACGTGTGCACGGCCCAATTCGCCGCAGTCTAGTTATCGTCGATCACGAACAATCGCTGATATTCCTTCACTGCATAGCGATCTGTCATGCCCGCGATGTAATGCGCGATCAGACGCGGTTGCCGCGTTGCATCGGCGGATTGGTACGCTGGCGGCAGCAGTCGCGGATCATCGGTGAACGCATCGAACAGGCCGACCACGACGCGGCGCGCCTTGTTCGCCATACGCATCACCCGATAGTGGCGATACAGGTTTTTGAACAGAAAGCGCTTGAGCACCGTCGCCTGCGCGGCAACGATGTCGCTGTGCGCGACGAGCGGAGGCGCGGCGCGCACGTCGTCGAGCGAGGACGGCGCGTAGCGGACCAGATTGGCGCGCGTCGTCTCGATCAGATCGACGATCAACGTATTGATGATGCGCCGCACCGTCTCGTGGATCAGTCGTCGCCCTTCGATCTGCGGGAAGTCGCCGCGCGCGGCCTCGTATTGCGTCTGCCAGAGTTCGACTTCAGCGAGTTGCTCGATCGTCAGCAGGCCGGAGCGTAGGCCGTCGTCGACATCGTGATTGTTATACGCGATCTCGTCGGCGACATTCGCGATCTGCGCTTCGAGCGACGGCTGCCGCCCTTCGAGAAAGCGCTCGCCGAGCGTACCCAGGCGCCGCGCGTTTTCTCGCGAGCAATGCTTGAGGATACCCTCGCGCGTTTCGAAGCAGAGATTCAGCCCATTGAACGCGCCGTAGTGCTCTTCGAGTTCGTCGACGACCGCGAGGCTCTGCAGGTTGTGTTCGAAGCCGCCATGCTCGCGCATGCATTCGTTCAGCGCATCCTGACCGGCATGGCCGAATGGCGTATGGCCGAGATCGTGCGCCAGCGAAATCGCCTCGACCAGATCTTCGTTGACCCGCAAATTGCGAGCCACCGAGCGCGCGATCTGCGCGACTTCGAGACTGTGAGTGAGACGCGTGCGAAACAGGTCGCCCTCGTGATTGACGAACACCTGCGTTTTGTACTCGAGCCGGCGGAATGCGGTGGAGTGGACGATGCGGTCGCGGTCACGCTGAAATTCGGTGCGCGCGGTCGGCGCGGATTCCGGATAGCGGCGTCCGCGCGAGCCGGTCGAATGCGCTGCGTACGGCGCGAGATGCACTTCGAGTGCTTGCAGGGTCGGCGCCGAGACGGCTGGCGTGTCGCCGGCACCGGCGGCGATGGTGGTGCCGCTCGCCGCGTCATTCGATGCGCTATTCGCCGCTCCGTGCTTAGCGCCATTGGCGGCGCCGCGCGCCGCCGGGTTTTGCTTGAGGTCGTCGCTGCGCCTGTCGGTCACCGGGTTCTCCGAAACATGGGCGGCGCCTCCTGACACGGATGCGCGGCGCGTGGCTGCCAGCCCGCGACATATCTAGACGGCGGCGGCCAGCGTCGCATGCACCTCGGCGTCGGGCGCCCGGGTGATCAGCGTCTCACCGAAACGCTTCAGCAGAATGAATTTGATCGCGCCAGCTTCCGCTTTCTTGTCGATCTGCATCAGTTCGACATAGCGGTCCGCGCCGAGGGTCGGCGCGCGCGTGGGCAAATGCGCGGCGACGATGACGTCGACGAGACGCTTGCGCGACGCGTCGTCGAGATGGCCGAGGCGCACCGACAGATCCGCCGCCATCACCATCCCGCAGCCGACCGCTTCGCCGTGCAGCCACTCGCCGTAGCCGAGCCCGGCTTCGATCGCGTGACCGAACGTATGGCCGAAATTGAGGATCGCGCGCAGCCCGCCTTCGCGCTCGTCCTGCGCGACTACCGATGCCTTGATCTCGCACGAACGCTTGACCGCCTCGGCAAGCGCCGCCGGCTCACAGCGATTCAGCGCTTCGATATTGGCTTCGATCCAGCTGAAGAAACCGGCATCGGCAATCGCGCCGGTCTTGATGACCTCGGCGACGCCCGCCGCCAGTTCGCGCGGCGGCAGCGTGCGCAGCGCGCCGATATCGGCGATCACGGCTTGCGGCTGGTAGAACGCGCCGATCATGTTCTTGCCGAGCGGATGGTTGATGCCGGTCTTGCCGCCCACCGACGAATCCACCTGCGACAGCAGCGTGGTCGGCACCTGGATGAACGGCACGCCACGCATGTAGCAGGCCGCGGCAAAACCGGTCATGTCGCCGATCACGCCGCCGCCGAGCGCGATCAGCGTGGTCTTGCGATCCGCGCGCGAGCCGAGCAGCGCGTCGAAGATCAGATTCAGCGTTTCGAGATTCTTGTACGCCTCGCCATCCGGCAGAACGACAGTGGACACCTGCTTGTTCAGCGGCGCGAGCGCCGCGCGCAGCGTGTCGCCATACAGCGGATCGACGGTGGTGTTGGTAACGATCGTGACCGAGTTGCCGGCGATATGCGGCGCGAACAACGCGGTCTGGCCGATCAGGTCGGCACCGATATGGATGGGGTAGGCGCGTTCGCCCAGTTCGACATTGACGGTAATCATACGGTCCATTATGGCGCAGGATGTTTGGCGACGCCGGCCATCTCGAGCTGCATCAGAACCATGTTGACGAGTCCGTTGACCGAAGGCCGGCCGGTTTCGATCACGAAATGCGCGCATTCGCGGTACAGCGGGTCGCGCACTTCATACAGCGCTTCGAGACGCGCTTTCGGGTCTTCAGTCTGCAGCAGCGGGCGATTCTTGTCGCGCCGCGTGCGCAGCCACAGGTCGTGCGGATTGGCGCGCAGATAGATCACGAGGCCCCGGCCGTTCAGCGCCGCGCGGTTTTCCGGCCGTAGTATCGCGCCGCCGCCGGTCGCGAGCACGATGTTGTCGCGGCCGGTCAGCTCGTCGATCACGCCGGCCTCGCGCTCGCGAAAACCCGCCTCGCCCTCCAGCTCGAAGATCGTCGGAATGCGTGCGCCGGTGCGCGCCTCGATTTCATGGTCGGAATCGAAGAACGGGCGCTCCAGACGGCGCGCAACCGCCCGACCCACAGTGGTTTTCCCTGCCCCCATGAGCCCTACGAAAAAAACATTGGCGTGTGCGTCCCGCGCTTGCAACGGTGTCCTCTGGCTAATCCGGTGTAGTTCGTGCCGCAGCTTACTGGCAAAGCGGCTGCCTTGTCGAGCCTGCGCGCGCCTGGCGAGCCCGCGCCGCCGGCGCATCACGGCGGCAGCGTACCCTAATTTTCGGCGGCGATTTCCTGCACGACTCGCGGCGTGATGAAAACCGCCAGTTCGCTGCGCTGGTCGCGATGCGCCCGATTGCGGAACAGTGCGCCCAGCACCGGGATTCGTCCGAGCAATGGCACCCGCTCCACGTCATCCCGGTCGTCGGTCGCGTAAATTCCGCCGATCGACACCGTACCACCATCCTCGACCTCGACGCGCGTTTGCACGTGCTTGGTGTTGATCGCGGGCCCGGCGTCGGTCTGCTCGCCGACGCTGTCTTTCGCGACATCGAGATCCAGCACCACGCGGCCGTCCGGCATGATCTGCGGCTCGACCTCCAGTTTGAGCGTGGCGCGGCGAAACTGCACGCCGGATACGCCCTGCCCGACCTTGGCCTGATACGGCAGCTCGCTGCCCTGCTCGACGACCGCTTTCATCCGATCCGCGGTGACGACGCGCGGGCTGGAGACGATTTTCCCATGCCCCTCGGCCTCCAGCGCGGAAAGCTCGATATTCAGCAGCCGCGTCGCATGGGCCGCGAACAGCGTGAGGCCAGCGGTCGCGGCCTCGAAACCCGAGATCGGCCGCGCCGACAGATCGTAGACGGTGCCGTCCGCGCCGCCGTTGAGGCCCCTGCTCGTGCCGTCCGGGTTCGTGCCCGCGAGCGACAGCCGCACGCCGAGATTGCGCGAAAAACCATACTCGCCTTCGACGATGCGCGCCTCGATCAGCACCTGGCGGGTCGGCCGGTCGACGGCGGCGATCAGTGCCGCAATCTGTTCGAGACGCCCCGCCAGGTCGGTGACGAACAGCAGATTGGTCCGCGGATCGGCAGTCACGGCGCCGCGTTTGGACAGCACGCGCTGGGTACCGGAGCCCGTCAGCAGGCGCCGCACATCCTCGGCGTGTGCGTAGTGCAGCTGGATCGTGCGGCTCGCGAGCGGTTCGAGGTCCGCGGAGCGCGCGTGCGCGGCGAAGCGCTGCCGCTCGCGCGCGGCCAGTTCCGCGGCCGGCGCGACCCAGATCACGTTGCCGTGGCGCTCCATCGACAGATTGTTGACGTCGAGCAGCGTGTCGAACGCGGTACGCCAGGGCACCTTGTCGAGCCGCAGCGAAACGGCTCCGCGCACCTTGTCGCTCGCGACGATGTTGAGCCCGGTGAACTCGGCGAACGACTTGAGTACAGCGCTCAGTTCGGCGTGCTGGAAGTTGAGCGAGATCGGTTTGTTGTCGTCGGCGGCGTCGGTGGCATCGTCTTGCCGCGCGCTACTCAGGCGCGTGGGCGGTGGTAACGGCACGGGCGGGCCTTCGAGCGTGTTGGCGTCGGCGCTGTCGTCGCGGGTCGGCGCTGCGGCCTGTTTCGGCGGCGTTGCGGCGGTGCCGTCGACATCGTCCGTAGCGGCATCGGGCGCGGTGGCCGACGATGACGAAACCACCGCGGCTGCATCCGGGTCCTGCATGTCGCTTTGCACAGAGTCTTGCACCGCGTCTTGTGGCTCGTTTTGCGTTAACTGATAGCGAAACGGGTTTGGCACACTCGCGAGACCGCCGCGCGGCAGCGGCTCTGCCTCAAACGCGGCTTCGGCGATCGCAGTGCGATCCTCCGTCGGCATATACGCCGGCAGTGGCGGCCGCAACGGCGGCGTCGAAGCCCGCGCGATACCGGCGCCAACAGCCACGCTGATGCAGACGCCGACACCAAAGCCGACCCAGCGCACCACACCACCCCAGATGCGAAATACCGCCGCGCTCCATCGCTTCATCGAACTCGTCATGAAGCCTCCGACAATGTCAGCGTGCGCGTCGCGCCACCGTTGGCGAGCGTGATACCGAGTTCATCCAGTTGCGTGACCCGCTCGACGCCCAACTGCGCGCCGGCCGCGACCGTGGCCGCGCCGTCCGGTGTGTCGAGCAAGGCAAGGCCGCGCGTACGATCAAACAGCACGCCGACGAGCCGCCATTGCACCGCGTCGGCCGGCTCAGCGCTGGCCGACAGCCGCGGCTGCGAGAACGGATCGAAGAACACGATCTCCTCATCGTCATCTTCGTCGAGGCTCGCGTCGTCGGACGCATGTACAGCATCGGCGGCAGGCGCGGGGCGCAACGCATCGAACACGCGCAGCGTCGCGCCGATCGACAGCGCCGCGCCGTCCTGCTTGACGGTCACATCGACGGGAACCATCAGCACCGGCAAATGCGAAAGCCCATTGAAGAACGCCATCAGGTGAACGAAATCCGTGCGCGCCGTGAGCTGCAACGACCGCATGCGCTCGATACCCTCGCCGTTCGTCGGACCCGGCTCGACCGCGAGCAGCGCGACACCGTTCTCGGCGGCCAGTTCGGAGACGCTGCGCACGTCATCAGCCGAACTCCACGGCGTGATAGCGGCACGCACCGCCGGCATCTCGTCGGCTATCCGGCGCAGCGACGGCAATTGCGCAAGCGCGCGCCGCGTTTCATCGAGACGCTGTGTGCTGGCTGTCAGCGCCACGCGGCTTGCCTCCAGCCCGCACAGATCGGCGGTGATCCAGCCGTACGCGCCAAGCACGAACACCAGCGTGGCAATCAGCGCCGCCACCACCCGGCGGCGGCGCCGGCTCCACGCGTCGAGCGGCACACGTAGGTGTCTAAGCCATTGCGAAAGGCTGGCGGCCCCAGACATCGCGCCGCCCACTTCAAAGAACGTCGTACTCATTTTGTCCCTCCCGATGATTCGGACTTCGCGATACGCGCCGCCGCGGTACCGGTGACGCGTGCGGCTTTGGACGGCGGATCGCCCCAGCGCAGGCGCGCATTGAACTCGACCAGCGCGCTTACCGCCTTATCCGCCTGCGCGCTGCCATGTACCGGCGGCCGTTGCAGGTTGCGCACTTCCACTCCCTTCACACCGCGCACAGCGCTGAGCCGCTCGAGCCACTCGGCCGATGTCAGATCGCTGTTCGACGTGGCGAGCAACTCGGTCTCATATTCGCGCTGGCGCAATTGCCGCAACACGACGCCGTCACCGGGCTCGAAGCTGAGCGCTTCGAGCAGATCGAGCAGGTGCGCGAGCGGTTCCGACAGGCTGGTCGCGCGCGCCGCGTTTGCGCGCGACTCGTCCCGCGCGCGCAGCAGTTTCGTGTGCTCCGCGAGCGGCGCGTCGAGTTGCGCAAGCGCCTGTTCGGCCGATGCGCGACGAGCATCGAGCCGCGCCGTTTCGAATGCCTGCCAGCCGGCGAGCGCGAGCACGCCGGTCGCGCCCACGCACGCGGCCACGGCCCAGTCGCGCAGACAGCGCCGCCGTGCGAGCCGCGCATTGCGCTGCCGGTAAGGCAGCAGATTGAAGCCGCCGAGCCACGGCATGACGACGCGTTCGTTGCTCCCTGGCGGATGCACCGTCCGCCCAAACGAAAACGAAAGAGCGCGCATCATTCGATCACCCCGCGCAGCGCCAGCCCGAACGCGACCGCGCTGGCCGGCTGATGCAGCAGTTCGTGATCGATCGGCCGCACGCATGTGCTGAGCAGCCCGCACTCGAATGGCAACACCGAGCAGCCCAGCACGTCGCCGATGTCCGCGAGCGAAAAGCCCGCGCCGTCGAGCAGATCGATTTCTCCGCTGACCAGCGCGCAGTCGAACCGAGGTCCATGCGTCAGATCGCGCAGCGCATCGGCGAGATCGGTGTGCTCGGGCGCCGGATAATGCATGTCGCCATCGATCACGCCATTGGCCATGCGCCAGCCGTGCACGCCGTCCGTGCCGATCCACAACGCTACGTACGGCTCGCACGGATCGAGTTCATGGTTCGCCGCGTAACGCATCGCGCGCAGTGCCGCATGCGGCTCGCCATCGACCGCGCTCAACGAAATGCCCGCGCTCGCCGCGCATTCGATACGCGCTTCGAGATGCTGACGCGCCATCGCGGTGATCTTCACCGCACGCACGGGTGCGGGCCGCTCGTCGACGGCCCAGTCGGCTGCGAGCGCGTGACGCTCGAGCCCGGCAATGCGCTCCGCCTCGGCCATCACGGCCGGCGCGAGTCCGGCCAGCGCGGGGCCGCCATCGTGCTGCTCGCATTGGCTCTGCGCCGCGAGCCGCGCGAGCGGCACCGTGGTCGTCATCGTGATCGACGCGGGTACGGCCATCGCGCATTGCAGCGCCTGCGCGACACACACACGCGGCATGCCGGCAAACGCATCGCGCAACGCTCGCGCGACCGCCTGGCGGTCGGTGATCTCGGTGCCCGCCATCGCGCTGGCGGCGAGCGGCACCGTGTTCATGTATTCGAGATGCAGTGAGCTGCGTGCGCGCGAACGCTGACTCAGCACGATCAGCCGTACGTTTTGCGAACTAATGTCGATGCCGGCGGCGAAGCGCTGGCCGCCCGATTGCACCGCCTGAAGCCACGAATTTCCAAATGCCATACACCCTCCCTCTGACTCACGCGACGAACCATTCGAACGCGAGCAATGAGGGATCATTGTGGACAGACACGGCGCCGCGCGACACTCAGCCAAATGGCCAGGATTGACGCCAAAGCGCCCCGCGCGACATCAAACGGACTACAGTGAAGTCGTTGCCGCGCGATGCGATTCGCGCGCGCAGTCCGCATCGCGACGAACACGCATCCGCCGTAAGCAGGTCGAAAGCTGACGGACGGCGCGGCTATAATCGCGGGACTGCTTTTCCGGTATTCCTATGCAATCCACGTCTCCTACGTCCCCGCCGCCCGCGCCGAAAAAGCGCAAACGCCTGTTGTGGCAAAAGCTCGTGCTCGGCTTCGTCGGGCTGATCGTGGCGGGCATCGTAAGCGTGGCGCTGCTCGTCGGCTACGCGCTCGTGGTTGCGACACCGAACCTGCCTTCGCTCGATGCGCTGACCGACTATCGGCCCAAGGTGCCGCTGCGCATCTACACGGCCGACCATGTACTGATCGGTGAATTCGGCGAGGAACGGCGCGACATCGTGCGTATTCAGGACGTGCCCGACAGTCTGAAGAAAGCGATCCTCGCGATTGAAGACGCACGCTTTTACGATCACGGCGGCGTCGATCTCACCGGCATCGCGCGCGCCGGCTTCGTCGCGCTGACCAACGGCCACGCCACGCAGGGCGCGAGCACGATCACGATGCAGGTCGCGCGCAACTTCTTTCTGTCCAGCGAAAAGACCTATACGCGCAAGATCTACGAGATGCTGCTCGCGTACAAGATCGAGTCGAAGCTGACGAAGGATCAGATTCTCGAGGTGTACATGAATCAGATCTACCTCGGTCAGCGCGCGTACGGTTTCGCGAGCGCGGCACGCGTGTATTTCGGCAAGGACCTGAAGGACCTGACGCTTGCGGAATCGGCGATGCTCGCCGGTCTGCCGAAGGCGCCGTCCGCGTATAACCCGGTCGTCAATCCGAAGCGCGCGAAGGTGCGGCAGGAGTACATCCTGCAGCGCATGCTCGAACTGCACTACATCACCGAAGAGCAGTACGACGATGCACGCCGCCAGCCGCTCGTCGTCAAGGGCATGGGCAAGGAGTACAGCGTGCACGCGGAATACGTCGCCGAAATGGTGCGGCAGATGATGTACGCGCAGTATCGCGAAGAGGCTTATACGCTCGGTTTGAACGTCGTGACCACGATCGATTCGGCGGATCAGGACGTTGCCTATCGCGCGCTGCGCAAGGGACTGATGGACTACGAGCGGCGGCATGGCTATCGCGGGCCGGAGGCGTTCATCGATCTGCCATCCGATGCGCAGGATCGCGAGCAGGCGATCGACGACGCGCTGCTCGAACATCCGGACAACGGCGAAATCATCGCGGCCGTCGTCACAGCGGCGAACCCGAAGCAGGTACAGGCGACGTTCATCGACGGCAATGTCGCGACGATTCAGGGCAATGGCTTGCGCTACGCGCAGTCGGCGCTGAGCGGACGCGCGCAGCCGAATCAGCGCATCCGTCCCGGTGCGATCGTGCGCCTCGTGAAAAACGACGACGGCGACTGGTCGATCACGCAATTGCCGCAGGTGGAAGGCGCGTTTATTTCGGTGGTCCCGCAGGACGGCGCGATTCGCGCACTGGTCGGCGGCTTCGATTTCAACAAGAACAAGTTCAATCACGTGACCCAGGCGTGGCGCCAGCCGGGCTCGAGCTTCAAGCCGTTCATCTATTCGGCGTCGCTCGAAAAAGGCCTCGGACCCGCGACGATCATCAACGACGCGCCGCTCTTTTTCAGCGCCGCCGAAACCGGCGGTCAGCCATGGGAGCCAAAAAACTACGGTGGCGGCTTCGATGGTCCGATGACGATGCGCACCGCGCTGCAGAAGTCGAAGAACCTCGTGTCGATCCGCATCCTGAACCAGATCGGCACGAAATACGCGCAGCAGTACATCACGCGCTTCGGCTTCGACGCGGACCGCCACCCCGCCTATCTGCCGATGGCGCTCGGTGCCGGTCTCGTCACACCGTTGCAGATGGCGGGCGCGTTCTCGGTCTTCGCGAACGGCGGCTACCGGATCAATCCGTATCTGATCGCCGAAGTCACCGATCCGCGCGGCGCCGTCGTCGCGCACGTGCAGCCGCTCGTCGCCGGACAAAGTGCACCGCATGCGATCGAACCGCGCAACGCGTACATCATGAACAGCCTGTTGCAAAGCGTCGCGCAACGCGGCACCGGCGCGAAGTCCAACTCGCTCAAGCGCACCGATCTCGGCGGCAAAACCGGCACGACCAACGACTCGCGCGATGCCTGGTTCGCCGGCTATCAGCACACG
Protein-coding regions in this window:
- the aroB gene encoding 3-dehydroquinate synthase produces the protein MDRMITVNVELGERAYPIHIGADLIGQTALFAPHIAGNSVTIVTNTTVDPLYGDTLRAALAPLNKQVSTVVLPDGEAYKNLETLNLIFDALLGSRADRKTTLIALGGGVIGDMTGFAAACYMRGVPFIQVPTTLLSQVDSSVGGKTGINHPLGKNMIGAFYQPQAVIADIGALRTLPPRELAAGVAEVIKTGAIADAGFFSWIEANIEALNRCEPAALAEAVKRSCEIKASVVAQDEREGGLRAILNFGHTFGHAIEAGLGYGEWLHGEAVGCGMVMAADLSVRLGHLDDASRKRLVDVIVAAHLPTRAPTLGADRYVELMQIDKKAEAGAIKFILLKRFGETLITRAPDAEVHATLAAAV
- a CDS encoding DUF883 family protein; translated protein: MTALPNTRDALGESWTSASRRARRIARHSRHAAEDIAVELRTLLSELESTLADGTQADAIELRGRLRKQLDAARTRLNDTRDAMRERAGVAISDADHYVHENPWQTIAIVGGLALIAGALFASRSR
- a CDS encoding deoxyguanosinetriphosphate triphosphohydrolase — translated: MTDRRSDDLKQNPAARGAANGAKHGAANSASNDAASGTTIAAGAGDTPAVSAPTLQALEVHLAPYAAHSTGSRGRRYPESAPTARTEFQRDRDRIVHSTAFRRLEYKTQVFVNHEGDLFRTRLTHSLEVAQIARSVARNLRVNEDLVEAISLAHDLGHTPFGHAGQDALNECMREHGGFEHNLQSLAVVDELEEHYGAFNGLNLCFETREGILKHCSRENARRLGTLGERFLEGRQPSLEAQIANVADEIAYNNHDVDDGLRSGLLTIEQLAEVELWQTQYEAARGDFPQIEGRRLIHETVRRIINTLIVDLIETTRANLVRYAPSSLDDVRAAPPLVAHSDIVAAQATVLKRFLFKNLYRHYRVMRMANKARRVVVGLFDAFTDDPRLLPPAYQSADATRQPRLIAHYIAGMTDRYAVKEYQRLFVIDDN
- a CDS encoding shikimate kinase; translated protein: MQARDAHANVFFVGLMGAGKTTVGRAVARRLERPFFDSDHEIEARTGARIPTIFELEGEAGFREREAGVIDELTGRDNIVLATGGGAILRPENRAALNGRGLVIYLRANPHDLWLRTRRDKNRPLLQTEDPKARLEALYEVRDPLYRECAHFVIETGRPSVNGLVNMVLMQLEMAGVAKHPAP
- a CDS encoding transposase, with product MARLARLYVPDQPQHVILRGLDQQPAFVDDQDYELFIDCLKAASRDHHLSIHAYALMPGAVQLLVTPTEESSLPKAMQAVGRRYVAHFNRRYARRGTLWEGRYRATVIEGERYFLLASRVVEMCPVRAQLVSAPEDYRWSSYRHHIGLTLDSLITDHPLYWSLGNTPFERQRAYRELCEQPLDEREASQLQQATLKGWVLGSDTYREWAARAANRRVSPLPRGRPRKVRETPHTQ
- a CDS encoding OmpW/AlkL family protein, whose amino-acid sequence is MKLKQAVTGMAVLACMSTAAHAQSAGSFYVTTGWFHLAPQSSSDPLTVTSIGGSPTNITQPNTGASLSSADTIGFTAGYFVTDHIATEFVIGVPPTFDLYGTGSLEQFGKLGQAKQWSPTLLFKYYFNAPTSTFRPYLGLGVSRVWFTGEQITNSGFEANVLHGPTSVSTDSSWEPVFNAGFTYAFNQHWFAGASISYLPLSTTAKLTSNSVTPVGPLTVTSQTKIKLNPIVTYVSIGYRF